One Spodoptera frugiperda isolate SF20-4 chromosome 10, AGI-APGP_CSIRO_Sfru_2.0, whole genome shotgun sequence genomic region harbors:
- the LOC118277587 gene encoding vacuolar protein sorting-associated protein 28 homolog — MQDTRPELYEEVKLYRNAREREKHDNMAELYAVVSTLQHLEKAYMRDCVRAQEYTAACSRLLVQYRVAFKQVQADEFPNIEAFVAKYRLDCPAALERIRENKPNLIKDDKGNTNKYIAEIVSLFITLMDKLRLEFRAMDMIQPELRDLRDTMDRLIMLPEDFEGKIKVQEWVDKLSEMSASDELSESQVRQLLFDLETSYGAFNKFLHKD, encoded by the exons ATGCAGG acACAAGACCAGAATTATATGAAGAAGTAAAGCTTTACAGAAATGCCAGGGAACGtgaaaa GCATGACAACATGGCAGAGTTGTACGCAGTGGTCAGTACCCTCCAGCACCTAGAGAAGGCGTACATGAGGGACTGTGTGCGCGCGCAGGAGTATACGGCAGCGTGCAGCCGCTTGCTGGTCCAGTACAGGGTCGCCTTCAAACAAGTGCAGGCTGACGAGTTCCCCAATATCGAAGCTTTTGTTGCTAAGTACAGA TTGGACTGCCCGGCGGCTCTGGAGAGGATAAGGGAGAACAAGCCCAACCTCATCAAGGATGACAAGGGCAACACTAACAAATACATCGCTGAGATTGTTTCG CTGTTCATAACCCTGATGGACAAGCTGCGGCTGGAGTTCCGCGCGATGGACATGATCCAGCCGGAGCTGCGCGACCTGCGCGACACCATGGACCGGCTCATCATGCTGCCCGAGGACTTCGAGGGGAAGATCAAG GTACAAGAGTGGGTGGACAAGCTGTCAGAAATGTCAGCATCGGACGAGCTGTCGGAGAGCCAGGTGCGGCAGCTGCTGTTCGACCTGGAGACTTCGTACGGAGCCTTCAACAAGTTCCTGCACAAGGACTGA